The Plectropomus leopardus isolate mb chromosome 7, YSFRI_Pleo_2.0, whole genome shotgun sequence genome window below encodes:
- the LOC121945709 gene encoding chondroitin sulfate proteoglycan 5-like — protein MADSIKTGAGNVIETNATETDAATNVTTLMTEDEGPVKVNEDIATVTGTSSSASPDSVTQRAGRIPRGGDEDEQSSGMLGETMSPALEEVGAAAPPQLSPDSAETEHLLPGNPRRPDIMESEEEEEHLPHTDPPWIHDKDTAVFDLDRFFTTTTAAAQPAAPTNPSNPDVLHVDFFDPSSHGHGLNLAPPSPSSLAHELQGGDPTSWAMPDNYDYLTPYEDGVSPTADEYTYSTTTDAYEGDEDPRLRSRPRAPGSGSFIPGIGVPVPNVPVAAPPAAAPVDGSDGMGGCRVGYQMVNGSCRSPCDTLPNYCFNGGQCYLLEGMGVFCRYDMKHPHSQVALTPTQSANTNTKHSHQHKAPTPTRSANTNTKHSHQHKAPTPTRTILSCLCPIFWSLVFKGV, from the exons ATGGCAGACTCCATAAAGACCGGAGCTG gAAATGTCATTGAGACCAACGCCACCGAGACGGACGCTGCGACCAATGTCACCACCCTAATGACCGAGGATGAAGGGCCTGTTAAGGTCAACGAGGACATTGCCACGGTAACTGGGACGAGCAGCTCGGCCAGTCCGGACTCTGTGACCCAAAGGGCGGGTCGGATCCCCCGCGGTGGGGATGAGGACGAGCAGAGCAGCGGCATGTTGGGTGAGACTATGAGCCCCGCACTGGAGGAAGTGGGTGCAGCGGCCCCGCCTCAGCTCAGCCCGGATTCGGCCGAGACGGAGCACCTGCTGCCTGGCAACCCACGTAGACCGGACATCAtggagagcgaggaggaggaggagcatcTGCCGCACACCGACCCACCTTGGATCCACGACAAGGACACGGCCGTGTTTGACTTGGACCGCTtcttcaccaccaccaccgccgcCGCCCAGCCCGCAGCCCCCACCAACCCCTCCAACCCTGACGTCCTCCACGTCGACTTCTTCGACCCCTCCTCTCATGGGCACGGCCTCAACCTGGCCCCGCCCTCTCCTTCATCACTGGCCCACGAACTGCAGGGCGGCGACCCGACCTCCTGGGCTATGCCGGACAACTACGACTACCTCACCCCCTACGAGGACGGTGTGTCCCCGACCGCGGACGAGTACACCTACAGCACCACAACTGATGCCTACGAGGGTGACGAAGACCCGCGGCTGCGCTCCAGGCCCCGGGCCCCGGGCTCTGGCTCCTTCATCCCCGGGATAGGAGTCCCGGTACCAAATGTCCCTGTGGCAGCTCCTCCGGCGGCTGCACCAGTGGACGGGTCGGACGGGATGGGCGGATGTCGCGTCGGCTATCAGATGGTGAACGGAAGCTGCCGCTCGCCCTGCGACACGCTGCCCAACTACTGCTTCAACGGCGGACAGTGCTACCTGCTGGAGGGCATGGGCGTCTTCTGCAGGTACGACATGAAGCATCCGCACAGCCAAGTAGCgctcacaccaacacaaagcGCCAACACCAACACGAAGcactcacaccaacacaaagcGCCAACACCAACACGAAGCGCCAACACCAACACGAAGcactcacaccaacacaaagcGCCAACACCAACACGAACCATCTTAAGTTGCTTATGTCCAATTTTCTGGAGTTTGGTTTTCAAAGGGGTTTAA